The following proteins are encoded in a genomic region of Oncorhynchus kisutch isolate 150728-3 linkage group LG6, Okis_V2, whole genome shotgun sequence:
- the LOC109893224 gene encoding interferon a3-like, with protein sequence MQSVCHCCDCIRHRYGHLSAEYLSLLDQMGGDITEQEAPVFFPESLYRRIELAEFEGKVRFRNETIYQITKLFDGNMKAVTWDKKKLDNFLNILEGQFENLKSCVSPAEKPERRLKRYFKKLNRKVLRKM encoded by the exons ATGCAGAGCGTGTGTCATTGTTGTGACTGTATCCGACACCGCTACGGTCACTTGAGCGCAGAATACCTTTCCCTGCTGGACCAGATG GGAGGAGATATAACAGAGCAGGAGGCCCCTGTCTTTTTCCCCGAATCACTTTACAGACGCATTGAGCTTGCCGAG TTTGAGGGCAAAGTCAGATTCCGGAATGAGACCATCTATCAAATCACAAAACTGTTTGATGGGAATATGAAGGCTGTCACCTGGGACAAGAAAAAGCTGGACAATTTCCTCAACATTCTCGAAGGCCAATTTGAGAACCTTAAATCGTGT GTATCACCTGCCGAGAAACCTGAGAGGAGACTGAAACGCTACTTCAAGAAGTTGAATAGGAAGGTTCTGAGAAAAATGTGA